In Zonotrichia albicollis isolate bZonAlb1 chromosome 5, bZonAlb1.hap1, whole genome shotgun sequence, the genomic window AAGAGTGTGTTTGTCATGTACTAATTGTGTTTCTTTGCTGAAACATAGTGAAAgcagatttttcttctctgtataGAAGTGTGAATCCTCAGGTGAAGTGGATGTTTTCAGTGGCTTGTATTCTGTTTCACTGCATGTTTgcctctggttttgtttgtctcTCAAGTTGAGACTGGACCAAGGAAACTCTTGATCAAGTGAAGGCTGAACATTTTTTAAGGACAGAGAAAAAGACTACAGAGAAGATATATTTTGTTTTTGGCAGCCACGGTCTCAGTGCTGGTGTAATCCTGAGAGAAACAGAACTTTGTTTTGCAAATTTGAATGTTTGCATGCAGTGAGCACTTGGGGATATTAGAGAAACTTCCTTCATGCATTATTTCTTTCCAGATGGACGAGATAAAAGGCAAAGACAGGGTGATTCTGGCTCTGGAGAAGGACCTTGGTGTCCAGGCAGGCCATACCCAGAAACTGCTCCTTCAGAAAGAAGCTTTGGATGAGCAGCTTGTCCAGGTGAAGGAGGCAGAACGATACCACAGCAGTCCTAAGAgggagcttcctgcaggagTGGGGGATATCAGTGAACTGATGGGAACTCCGGTAAGAAAATGGAGTTTTCTCTGAATTTCTGCTCTGGAGAAATGCCAGGGTGTTCACAGTCATTTTGTGGTTACTATTAAGACCTGTTAATGGTAAATGGCCTGGTGCTGCACTCTGCTGTTTTGCTAATGATTTAAAAACTCCTTGGACCTCTTAAATTGCAAAGAATATTGAGAAATATATGGATATAGAACTTGCAGAATTTACCTTGATCTGTGAACCTCAGTATTTTCTCACTATTTCATTAATTTAGGAATATTTTAACCATTAGAAAATAGGTACTACTCAAAAACTGAGCCATGTGATTTTAATCTATGTCCTTTACACTAGAACTGTTTCAGCTGAGAGTAAGAAATCTGGTGAGAAGTAACCTGCTATATATGAAATATTATTTACCTAGATAGTTTGTTTAATTGTTAAACTTTACATGCATTTCACAAGATGCTGTTCATGAGGCATTTTCCCAGGATGTTGTTATTTGGTATTGCAGTTAATTATAGTAAGTTTTCCAGACACTGATGTACAAGTCCATTTTAAACTTACACAATACAGTTGCTAAGCTATGATAGTAAACTATggacagtaaaatattttttaaagtaattttataaATCTATATGTTTTTTATGTAAAGGAGCAGCACCTGGATGAACGAGATGTGCGGAGATTTCAGTTAAAAATTGCTGAACTGAATGCTGTAATAAGAAAGCTGGAAGACAGGAATACTCTCCTAGCAGATGAAAGAAATGAACTGGTAAATTAATTAGTAATAACACAGATGGTGACTAGGAGGGCATCTTTATGGCAAAAGATTTAATGTTGGAAAGTCGGTGTTATAAATAATTTACAAATTAGTCCTGGTTGGCCTCAGTCAATTATATCTAAATGTAACAGAGATTTCTATAGAAATTAATCTTGTGACCATAGAAGACATGGATGGAATCTTTCCTGtcccacaaaaataaaaatttacagATTAGTTTTGGGGTCATAGTAATCAAAATAACTGGTATGTTGCCTGTAGCACTGTATAATGATGTTGTGTAAAACATGCATAATCCATGCACTTAAATTGCTGTATTCATCCTTCTGAAATTTGTCTCTGTGACATGCTTATGCTAGCTAGGAGTTAAAAAAGCTTTCTTGTGGTAGTGATGAAAAATCTGCCATTTCTCAAGGGAAGTCTCTTAAGTAGGTGAAATTATTCTAGAAGAGGGATAGTAACTTACACAAAAAAGGATATAACATGAATTTTAAGAACAAATTTTATCAGCCTTTATCAGTACTTGTGCTGAGGTTAATGGTTAAAACTCCCATTGACTGCAATGGAGGTGAGTTTTACAATGGGACTTTTTACACATGTCCCTTAATGCCCTGATTCTAGTGGcagaggaaaagatttttcattctAAAAAGATGGAACCTATATATCTGATTCTAAAATTATGTTGAGGGCTGAAATGGTGCCATGTGTCAGTCGTACAGATGAGTGAAACATTGATGGCTCTGTGACACATTGACATCTCCCTCCTTGTTAATCCTTTCTGTGGACCTAAATAATTCAAAACATCCCTGAAGAATACAGAAGTATTTCAATGTATCCTTCAGTGTCCCTCTAGATGGACAGCATGTATGGCTCAGTCAAGTGCTCTTCTTGATTCTAGATTCAGttgcataagaaaaatattttgaaagagaTGTAGAGCAGGTTTTATATTATGAGACAAGAGTACACATAAAATCAGTAGTATCAGGAAGGCCATGGGATtaaaaattgtgaaaaatgGTTTTCTCAAGAATGAAACAGAAAACGAAATTTATCAGTGAGTTTATCTCAGAAAAACAATTGTGATCTCTTTGTCCTTTCCAGATAAAACTTAGCAAATTGAAAAGTCTTTTAACtgagaaaaatagatttttctttccccaaacAAAATGACTCATGGAGTAAAAACAGTGAAATATTAAATACACACAAATGCAAGGAAGAGCAGTCATTTGCTTCATGTAATTGTCTAACATTATAAAACCACAGGAGCAAAATTGAGCAGCTTGAAAATGTCAGCAGAATGCTGAGATTGAATCTGTGCCCTCTGGCTGACTTTCTCATTGCTCTAATTATGCATTAAGAGGAGGAAGAATGTCTTCCTCTTAAGGGATGGCTAAATTGGTGAAAACAACTTGTCTAGAGACCTAGTTGGTCACAAGAAGTATATATCTATTGAGATTAGTTTATAAAGAAATCACTATGGATCATAATAAGTGTTTGCCAAGAGCAAAATACAGTGACCAGATTTAGTTTTTTGGCAGACAAACAAAAATGTTACGTCTTACTTGCTTGGGCTGCTGTAGTTCTTAGTTCAGCAGTGGTGTATGTCAGATGCCATTCAGCAGAAGAGCTGAACTTTCTGAATTAAGAAAAGCAAGTGGAAGCACacctgttttttgttttcttcaaagGTAAACTAAAGCCCAGCTAACTTTGTTCCTTTGCCATTTGCAGCTGAAACGTTCTCGGGAGACAGAAAGTCAGCTGAAGCCTTTGGTAGAAAAAAATAAGAGGATGAGCAAAAAAAATGATGATATGTTACAATGTATCCAGAGaatggaagagaaaataaagaatttatCGAGGGAAAATGTGGAGCTGGTAAGTAACCACCTCTGGTAAGTAATCATCTCCAACGCTGTGTTAGGAGAGCACATTGCACACAGTAACTTTGAGCTGGACGTGCTTGTGAGGCTTTTATTCTAACAAGCACATCAGTCTCCACAGTGGGACGGGGCAACTGTCAAATGCAGACAATACAGCTGAAAACTCATATTCTAAATTCAGAGTGGCATGTGCTTTGTGTTGTATCAATTCACACTGATTAAGGGAATGGAGCCCAGATAGATAAAATGTTTTTGCTGGCTGTAAAAAGCTGTGACTAAATATCAGCTTTAATAAATACTGCCTTTATTATTAGAAGTCAGAACTGAATTTGAGTGCATGCACTATGCTAGATCACTGAGTTCACTTgtctgctatttttttttttccagactgtTCTTTGATTCTGTTCTAAAATATCTTATGTGAGAGATTAACACAGAGGCATATAGaatgtgagggtttttttgttgaaaGAGGCCTTGTGTTGTAGTGGAGTATGCACTGATGGGTTCAAAGAATTCTTGGTTGCTACATGACACATGAGAGTTTTTCTCCTGTTGCAGCAAGGCAGTTTAAAACattctttgttttttatttttgtagaaAGAAAAGTTATCTGCACAACCAGCACTGAAGAGGCACACATCTCTGAATGATCTCAGCAGCACACGAGAGGAACAAGAAATTGAATTCCTTAGACTGCAAGTCAAAGAACAACAGCATGTTATTGATGATCTCACAGTGGTAATGTTTATGACTGGTATAcacatgtgcatgcacacacacctATAGGCAAGCTAAAGATTTAAGAGGAATGTTTTAACTGCAGTTGTAGTAGTGATATGGAAATACTTCTTTGGTGTCAAagggttgttgttttttctcaGGTAGTGAATGAATTTTTTGGAATGTGTATGAAtctttgtattaaaaatatttacctATTATGAGCTGCTTGTGAAAAAAAAGTGCATGATCAGCCTTACTTACAGAACTGGCTGTCAACAAATAAGGAACTTGAGTAAAGGAGACTTTCCAAAACTTAATGACTATGATGTGTTGGGTGCAAACCCAAGCACTCCCCTGATCTAGAAGTTCTCCTTAAAGAGGGAAACGTGGTGTCATTAATTTCACCTGGCTAAGCATCTCCAGCCGAGCTGGCCATACAAGCTGTATTTAAAAAGATGGGGAGAACTCTGTGCGGTTCCTCAAACCAAAGGTAGCAGCATGTCTTAGGATTAGAAttgcccagctgctgccctctgactTGGAAGGCTTCTTAAGGTGATGCTCATGGATGTTTGCAGTGTTTGATGTTCACAGGAACTCTGCAAGTTGTGTTTGATGAGGAGTATTTCAAGTTGTGTTAAAGGTGTCTAGAGCTATTTAGTGCAATTTGTGATAAACCCTTCTGGTGCTGGCAGAAATTTGCACATAATCTCTGAGAGACCCTTGCCATTCTGGAGCAGCATCTGGAACTCAGGCAAACTCAGACATCTCAAATGGCACTACTGACTGCTAAAAGAtgataaaaaaaatctatttagcCTTCTGTCTAAATAGAAAATTAAAGAATTGTATACatcattgaaaataaaaatagaagctccaaaaaggaaaaagaaggtgGTGTGTTATTACTGTATGTGGAACACTGTCTCAGTTCCTGGCAGTTCCTCTGAGATTTtggcccaggatttttctctgaaatcagTGCCAAGGTTGGATGTCTGTGTGCATTCCCCAGTGTCCCAGTGTTCCAAGCAGTAGGATGTTTCTGAGATGCTATGATGTAGGGTCTGGTCCACAGAGTGATGCTGCTTTAGCTTCCAAGTAAAACTGCATAGGAAGGGATGGTGATATGACATTAGATGTGCACTATATGGCAGATAAAACCTCATTTATATTTCAGTGCAAAGTGAGTATGAGAGGGCTCTCTTTTTACTGTCTCAGCTAGTGATATGAGGAAATATATTGTATCCTGACTTTGGTCAAATAATATTAATTTGTGTTTAGtgtaaaagtaaaataaataaatattttaaaatattgtttcatttttgctttgtttcctaCTTACAGATACTATTCCACTTGCAGAATTTACTTAAATTTTTAACTAGGAATCTTCTTTGGTTCCAGTACAAAGTAACTAAACCTTTGCCTTCGATGTGAATGCAGTGGAATTCTGCACATTGTTGCTTTTGAGCTCTCTTTTCTGGCCCAACCCACACCTCTACAGACTACAGATGTATCATAGTTACCAAGAACGACCAAAATGTCCTATATCtgattaatataaaaataatcagCTTAACTCCAGCTGAGAGCAATATGATACATGGAAATAAGAGCAGTAGTCTTAGGCAGTAGGGTTGTGTGAACTGATTAACAGTGTCATCTGTAGGGTATCCTTGATGCTGTTAAAACCTTGTCAACATGACTTCTCTCACAACAGGGTGTTCTGGTCAGTTCTTAAAAGGAAAGCTGTCAAGGTAAACAGATGACTGCAAAAGATGCTAGTGGATTCAATTGGCTTGTAGCTTGATTTATGTTGAAGAAGTAAATTAAGTAGTCTTCTTACAAACAAGACTAGAAACAGGAGGACTGGGATTTTGGAAATGTTTGTTCATTCTGCACTGCATTTGTTTGGACACCTGCTTGGGAGGCAGAATACCCCACTTAAAGCAGGAAATGTGTCTTAAATGGACATCTGAGAAGACAGCACTCTTCTTTAAAAGTATTAAATTCAGCTGTCCGGTTTTTTAAGCTTAAAATGTTATATTATTGTGCAGCTTGAAATACCTGCAGCATTCCCTCTTGGCAGTCAttacttttctttatttttcaaacCACATGTATTCAAGGTGCTGTGTAAATTGTTGTACTTCTCTCAGCTATTTTACATTTTCCAACACTTATTTCCTGGAACAATGTGCTGATAAATAATTTTGTTGTGATTTCTACTGTGAGCTTCCTATTTTTCCAGTTTCTCAACTGAATGCAAAGCAAATAACTGAATAGAATAATACCATGCAGTGAGCAATAACTGCTAAAGAAGCACTTGGAACTGCAGtctgtcttttaaaaatagagGTGCTGCAAACAAAGATGCAGAGCTAAGGAAAGAATCAGAAAAAAGCAAGAAGACAGAGCACCTGCCTCCtgtgttgttgggtttttttggcttgCTCCTTCACATTTTTTaccttctcttcctcttcttctcctttggaaTTTGAGGCAGTATTCTTGGACTTAGACAAACAGAAATCTTGCATTTGCAGTCATGGCCTCCTCATGTCATGGTATAGTTTATTGTGATCTTGCACCAAAACTGGAGTAGAACAAAGACAGCAACTAAGCTGACAGAGACTGAGAGTGCCTTTGGATTTGAGACATTTGCCCTACAAGGATAAGTCAGATGTAACACTGTATCTGCATATGCACGCATGTATATCAGTGTGTCTGATATAATAACAACTTTTAATTACTAAGACTGGACTAATTTTTGGCTACCGACCTGCTGCTTCAGGATGGTTGAACACTGGAGTGACACTCTGAATTCTGTTTCCATAGTGAGCTTCTTGGTAAAAGAGTCAAAAGAACTGTCAGAAATCTGTGCTCAGTATTTAACAAAGCCTTTTCTTGCCAACTTCCCATCAGATGTGTGAAGTACGTGGCTGAAGGTTTGTTTGCTAAAGGCACAAAGCTGCAGTGCAGTGTGGTGTAACATGATGTTAATCAAAAGGATAAAGACATTGTGTTGGCTTTACCAGAGGCTTAAAGAAAATGTTAATGGTATTTCTCTGTGTTAGACATATCTAAGTATAGTTTTAAAACAAACCCATACCAAAATGTTCTCTTTCCTTCTAGGAAAGAGAACGGTTATTGCGCTCTAAAAAACAGAGGAGGAAAAGTCTGAAGCCTCCAAAGGTGAGCAAACCTTCGGTTTTTCATACATTTCTGTTGCTGTGAACAACATCTTTCTGTCTGAATTGAATACTTTTAATAAATACTGAATTTAAATACTGCCTGAATTTGAAGCTCTGCTTAATGAGAAAAATCCAGTCATTCTTTTGCTTACATTTACTGGTAAGTGCTTCATTTTTTAGGGTAATTCAAGGATTTTGTACTTCACACAAGTAATGTTATTTTTGCggtttgttttaaataaacagTAAAATTGCACTTTTAGCCACTGTAGCCTAAGTATTCAAGTGGCTCGAGGCATAACGATTTAATGGCTTGAATCAACTACTATTTCAATGGACAGATATTCAGCCTGCTTTAAAGAACATACCCCCTTTAAACTACTTGTACCAGCATAGAGCTAAATCACAATTAAAGAATAACTCCTGCTGGGAACGTTACTGAAATAATATTTCTGTATGTGATATGTAAGTAGTAAGACAATTCCAACTGTTATGCGTTAATAACTAATACAGGGTTCAAGACAAAAATTCAGTTCATAAAAAGAGAGAAGTTTTGCTTCAGAAAGTACCCTTAGTTTCTTGTAATGCACTAAAAGTAATTTGCTGAATAATGGTTTTTGTGAAGTTGAACATTAGCAGCCTGGAGCATGTGTGTGGGAGGTGGGAAATGGAgtaagagggaaaaaatggaaatgaagagTGGAGCAATCATTATCATCTATGTAGTAGCTTAAGATATGTTCTGTCTTAAATGGGTGCCTTGTGTCAGTGTGTTCTGCATAGTCTATTCCTGGTAACCTCCAGGTGGTGCTTTTATATTGCTCTGCACTCTAATGCCTATATTCTCAAAAATTAATCCTTTGGGACTCTCTATTTCACTGGTAGTTTCTTCAAATTCTGTTTCTAATAATGATGTGTCTTTTGcataggaaaaaagaaaaaaatcagaagtaaCAATAGATCCTGCCAAATATATTTACAGCAACTGTAAACCATTCTTTCTTGATGTAGTGTAACTGGAAATTTGTGTTTTTTGAGAGGAATTTTTACAAAAGAATGCAAAAGTAAATACACATCGATATATGTAACTTATACTGTACTTTTTGTAGTGTTCTCTAATTATTGACCTTTATCTGACTGTAAGTCAAATGTGTAAGATCATTTGCTAAATTGTAAAATTCCTCATGAAAAAAAAGCTAGTTAAGTAAATTTTTAGGTGTTGCTAACTGGTGATGAGAATTTCTGTAGGCTGAAAACTTCAATAAGTACGCATTTATGTCTTGAAAGTGCTCTGTGTTAGTAGAGCTTCAGTTGACATAGGCACTGTTCCTTTCCTGTTTTATCTTGAGCAATCTGCTGCTTTTGTGGTGTCTCCTTTTCCTTATCAACCAAAGCAGGAATTGAAAAACATGAGGATTGGAGAGAATGGGCATGATACCATTAAAATTTTGTGTCAATGTTATTTTCTGTTTGCTAAGAGTGCTATAATATGCGGAATTCTGCTCAGTATACCGTAAGAATTGTATGTGTATGAGCAGCAGAGTTAGTTGGGGTGTGTTCCTTATTTAGGGTAGAAAAGAAACATCAGAAAGAACAAATTAACCAGGAGCAGGCATTTCTGCTATAAATTATTCCATCCCCTGTCCATTAGCTCTTCAATGGCTGTGGTGACCATTTGAAGTTCTATGTGATGCTATCTCctgaaaggaaaagcaggactgtaaaatgaaaacaagtgaAAAAAGAGAAGGTTATGAGAGAAgagcaaatgggattgtacGTACTATAGTAGTTACACCGTATATACACACTAGTTAATATAGTTAATTTATAATTGTATTTAAACTTTCTAAATTAGCTGATTCCTTAAGGAATGAAAGAAGTAGTCAATAATACTACTGTGCTATTACCTGGCAATGGATAAACTTGTagaatatttacatttatatgcAGCGTTGACTCACAGTTTAACTGCAATTGGTGTTAACTTCTAAAAACCCAATCCTGGCTGATTTCCTTCCAGGCTACCTGTGTGGTCCTGTGAGAATCAAAATGCTAAAAGGAGCTGTGTTTCCCACAGTTAATTTTAGCAATCTAAGTGGAATGAGTTGCTCACTCAGATGAGTTCGGATTTTGCCATTTCATCACCTCTGTTTTTACAGCCTATGTCAGGAATCCAGACGAAAATTGTGGAATTTATTTATCCAACTGCTGCAAATGTTGGCTAGATGTCAGTAATGGACATGAGATACAGACATCTGTATGGTAACATAAAGTGGTTGGAAGTCCATATCTAAAGAGGACATAGGAGTTTTAGCCTAAAATTGCCTGGTTCTCTCCACAGACTGTCAAGGCAGTCTAAGATGAGTTGTTGATGATGAGATGAGCTGAGCTGATCTAAGTCTTTGGCTTTGCTTTTCTAAGGTTTGTTAAATGTAAAATTATGGTTAACACAGCGAATGAACAAGTTTGGCTGATAGGTTGTATCTATTTCCAAATGTGTCCCCTTCCTTGTGACAAAGTGAAGGAGGAAATAACTCATGAGAAAGAGGTTTCATGAAAACAGTCAGATGAATCATTCTATACTTTCCAGAAtgagctttttcttttgttctaaTAACCAGGAATGCAATGCACAGGGTGAAGATTTACACTCATCAGTTGCAGAGTGCAGAGTCTGTGGTGGTTTTCTAATGAGTCTGTGGTGGTTTTCTAAAGAATATTTTCTGACAGTTTTTTGTGTTATCTGGAACAGAATCCATGGAATGCCTTCCTCCATCTTTGAGACATATTGTGTGAATGATTTGCCATAGCCTTTACAGCCCTGAACATCAGTTCAGCTGAGAAGCTTctgacagctctgtgttttTGTAATTAGCTATGAGTGTTATTTCTGGAGCTCTGTAGGTGCACTAGGTTACTGTTGCTACTGGAGCTTTCACTGAACACTCTTTTAATTCCCAAGGAGTTCATGGAACAAGGCTGACAACTGGTTCAGGCTCCCCAAGGAAAGGAGCAGCAAAGTGGGATGGGCTTTATAACCTCTGTGCTTGCAGGGTCTTCAGAGAAGTGATTAGTGACTCTGTATAGACAGACACCTGATTTTTTCCAAggtacttttaattttttttttcaatttttgttGTGAAATAACTAAGACACTTCAGAagcaatattttttatattttgtttatttttgacaTGTGGAATGGAGGTACATTCATTCCATAATGGATGGAGTCATGCATTTGAAAGTAAGACATATTTACCCAGTTTATTTGGTAACTGCAGGACTCCATGGATtgtgcctttttaaaattttaataaatgaaCTGTATTTGCAGTGGTGGAAAGCCTGCACACTGGTGTGATGGAGTTCATATTTcttgttttatatttttctttttttctctgcctctGTGCCTTGGTGTGCCTTTATTTTTCTGGCTGCCAAGAAATGACATATAAGCATGAAGGTAAGAAGTTACTGATGAGCACATCTGATTGCATTACAAGGAAATGTATCTTGGATCTTTTTCATCATGTTTGATTAGATCCCTTAAAATGAgatatttaaatgtaaaatgaaACTACTTTACCAACAGAGAAATCAGATTATATTGAAATTTGCATATAATGTAGTTTGTGTCACTATTGATTTATAGTAGTCTAAACTTTTATGTTTACTGAGCACCACAATTCAGTAGAAGTATTAATACTTGAGTTATAAAGACCTAATGCATAATTTTACTTTAAATTTATGTGAAAACATAGCTATAAATCCACATGAAAAATACTTGCTATTAAATGCATGGCATTTAATAGTAGTCAGTGGAAATTAGATTTCAAATCAGAATTTTTCTGCAATTTACGTTACTATTTTCTCAGTTAAAAAGTTGTGGtttagaaataagaaatgtgcAAACAAATATAAAACAATCTCTAATTTGTTAATTCAGAATGTTTCCATTTTTAAGAAAAGTTTAAATGAAACTTGAATAACTTGGTTTATATATTTACAAGAATCCAGTGAGTATTGTGCATTTCTGTATGCTTTTCAGAAACAATTGTGGTTCAGCTTTTGAGACATGCATGGAGTCTCCCTTGGAGTTGATATATTTATTGAtgctttatttattatttattaaatacaaCTTTAAGACTCACCTGTCTTTTATTCGAGTATTTTTTCTCTCTATACATCTATTCCCTTGTGAATTTATTTGTTTCGGTTTTGCTGTGAATCAGTTCTCGTAGTTGGTTGTTTCAGATGCTAGATGATCAACAGTCAAACTGGCTATTTTGTAATTATGTCATGAAGCAATTCATGCACCTGCAGTAATTcaatatatatatgcatatgcaGTCATTCATACATATACAGTAATTCAATACCTTATCTCTATTGCTGTGGAATGGATCTGCTCCACAAAATGATAAATATTCAGCTTTTCTAAAAATGAAGGagtcttaaaaataaattgttcaCTTGTTAACTTCAAATATTACAGGCAGTCTTTGGAGCATTTAAAAGTTTTTGACATTTAACTCTCCTTtaagtgttggggttttttagtgtGACGGGAAGTACtaaggttttttttcagaattcccTCATATCTAATGATCAAGTGGTTTATTTATtgatacatatatattttcCCCCTACATTTGCTACAAATGAAAtgttcaaattatttttcacaATAATGAAAttgctttaaatattttctccaGCCTATATACCTTTATTTAAAATCAAAAGCACTGTTGTTTtgctaatttattttcatttcttgaaaTGGCATGGGTGGGTGTGTGCATGCAGTGTTAAAGAAAGACATGTATTTGACCTGAGTTATCTCAAAGTGACTGTGCAGCAGAGATGtagcaaaaaaatcccataggTAGGTAGGTTTTATTGTCACTTtagttcagctgctgctgacccATACAGTAGTGTGATCTCTGTGCCATGTGATAATAAACTGGAGATTTGTTCTCCATCTTTTAGAAGTCCCT contains:
- the LOC141729184 gene encoding uncharacterized protein LOC141729184, with the translated sequence MEFIFLVLYFSFFLCLCALVCLYFSGCQEMTYKHEGKKLLMSTSDCITRKCILDLFHHV